In the genome of Capra hircus breed San Clemente chromosome 17, ASM170441v1, whole genome shotgun sequence, one region contains:
- the LOC108637882 gene encoding endogenous retrovirus group K member 9 Env polyprotein-like: MFVSFHRMLKHRVGYRKGWYARQRNSLTHQMRRMTLSEPTSELPTQRQIEALMRHAWNEAHVQPPVTPINILIMLLLLLQRIQNGEAAAFWAYIPDPPMIQSLGWDKEIVPVYVNDTSLLGGKSDIHISPQQANISFYGLTTQYPMCFSYQSQHPHCIQVSADISYPRVTISGIDEKTGKRSYRNGTGPLDIPFCGKRLSIGIGIDIPWTLCRARVASVYNINNANAILLWDWAPGGKPDFPEYRGQHPPILSVNTAPIFQTELWKLLAAFGHGNSLYLQPNISGSKYGNVGVTGFLYPRACVPYPFMLIQGHIEITLSLNIYHLNCSNCILTNCIRGVAKGEQVIIVKQPAFVMLPVEITEEWYDETALELLQRINTALSRKERSVSLIILGIVSLITLIATAVTASVSLAQSIQAAHTVDSLSYNVTKVMGTQEDIDKKIEDRLSALYDVVRVLGDQVQSINFRMKIQCHANYKWICVTKKPYNTSDFPWDKVKKHLQGIWFNTNVSLDLLQLHNEILDIENAPKATLNIAETVDNFLQNLFSNFPNLHSLWRSIIAVGMVLTVVLIIICLTPCLIRSIVKEFLQMRVLIHKNMLQHQHLMELLKNKERGAA, from the coding sequence agaggcagattgaggcgttgatgcgacaTGCTtggaatgaggctcatgtacaacctccagTGACACCTATtaatatactgatcatgttattattattgttacagcggatacaaaacggggaggctgcggctttttgggcatacattcccgatccacccATGATTCAATccttaggatgggataaagaaatAGTACCTgtatatgtcaatgatacaagtcttttaggaggaaaatcagatattcacatTTCTCCTCAGCAAGCCAATATTTccttttatggtcttactacacaatatcctatgtgcttttcttatcaatcacaacatcctcactgtatacaggtgtcagctgatatatcctatcctcgagtgactatttctggcattgatgaaaaaaccggaaaaagatcataCCGTAACGGAActggacctctcgacattccgttttgcggcAAAcgtctaagcatcggcataggaatagacattccttggactttatgtcgagcacGGGTCGcatcagtgtacaacatcaacaatgccAATGCCATCCTTTTATGGgactgggcacctgggggaaaacctgatttccccgaatatcgaggacagcatccacccattctctctgtaaacactgctcctATATTTCAAactgaactgtggaaacttttggctgcttttggtcatggcaatagtctatatttacaacccaatattagtgggagtaaatatggaaATGTAGGAGTTACGGGGTTTTTATATCCtcgagcttgtgtcccttacccATTTATGTTGATACAAGGCCATatagaaataacactgtcattgaatatttatcatttaaattgttctaattgcatacttactaattgcataagaggtgttgctaaaggagaacaagttataatagtaaaacaacctgcttttgtaatgttacctgttgaaataactgaagaatGGTATGatgagactgctttagaattgctacaacgcattaacacggctcttagccgtaaggaaagaagtgtgagcctgattattctgggtatagtatctttaatcacccttatagcaactgCTGTTACTGCTTCTGTATccttagcacaatccattcaagctgctcatactgtagattccttgtcatataatgttactaaagtaatgggaactcaagaagatatagataaaaagatagaagatagattatcagctttatatgatgtagTTAGAGTTCTAGGAGACCAAGTTCAGAGTATTAATTTTCGCATGAAAAttcaatgtcatgctaattataaatggatttgtgttacaaaaaagccTTACAATacatctgattttccgtgggataaggtgaaaaaacatctacaaggaatttggtttaatactaatgtttctTTAGATCTTTtacaattgcataatgaaattcttgacATCGAAAAtgctccaaaagctactttgaatataGCTGAAACTGtcgataattttttacaaaatttattttctaactttcctaaccttcattcactgtggcgaagtataattgctgtgggcatggttctgactgttgtgcttatcatAATTTGTCTAACTCCTTGTCTTATTCGTAGTATTGTTAAAGAATTTCTACAGATGagagttttaatacataaaaacatgttgcaacaccaacatcttatggagcttttaaaaaataaagagaggggagctgcg